The proteins below are encoded in one region of Alistipes communis:
- a CDS encoding zeta toxin family protein, with protein MPKLYIIAGCNGAGKTTASYTVLPEMLDCREFVNADEIAKGLSPFNPESVAIDAGRLMLQRMDDLLIAGEDFAFETTLATRSYVKFIDQAHAMGYFVSLLFFWLPTPELAIVRVATRVSKGGHDIPEEVIRRRYATGMRNMVALYAPLCDYWVIYDNSSADAEIRIIATGENDTTKHIENPLAYQQFMSYERN; from the coding sequence ATGCCGAAACTCTACATCATAGCGGGATGCAACGGCGCCGGTAAGACAACGGCTTCCTATACGGTGTTGCCGGAGATGCTCGACTGCCGCGAATTCGTCAATGCCGACGAAATCGCCAAGGGCCTCTCGCCGTTCAACCCCGAAAGCGTCGCCATCGACGCGGGGAGGCTGATGCTGCAACGCATGGACGACCTGCTGATCGCCGGCGAGGACTTCGCCTTCGAGACGACGCTCGCCACACGCTCCTATGTGAAGTTCATCGATCAGGCTCACGCGATGGGGTACTTCGTTTCGCTGCTTTTCTTCTGGCTTCCCACGCCGGAACTGGCTATCGTGCGCGTCGCAACGCGGGTGAGCAAGGGCGGTCACGATATTCCCGAGGAGGTGATCCGCCGCCGCTATGCCACCGGCATGCGCAACATGGTCGCACTCTACGCTCCGCTGTGCGACTACTGGGTCATCTACGACAACAGCTCCGCCGATGCCGAAATCCGGATCATCGCGACGGGAGAGAACGATACAACAAAGCACATCGAAAATCCGTTAGCCTACCAACAATTCATGAGCTATGAGCGAAATTGA
- a CDS encoding pentapeptide repeat-containing protein translates to MKPTKKKTVACPAALRLEAMLPVDAGILSQQADDWTDRSVERGTVGPLAAEHALWHNCLFRNVTFTDCRLHSAQLSDIRFEGCDLSNLALDGAALNRVEFVGCKLLGAALPDATLNHVRLERCNGRYLNLSGSRLRQVRFTECDLTEAALNDCRLDGVAFEGCTLRSTEFSHTPLRGIDLRQSQLGDLRLTVDDLRGAIVAPSQALDLLPLLGVVVRTQTAEETE, encoded by the coding sequence ATGAAACCCACGAAGAAAAAAACGGTCGCCTGCCCCGCCGCACTCCGGCTCGAAGCCATGCTCCCAGTCGACGCCGGCATCCTGTCGCAACAGGCGGACGACTGGACGGACCGAAGCGTGGAACGCGGTACGGTCGGCCCGCTCGCCGCCGAGCACGCTCTCTGGCACAACTGCCTCTTCCGCAACGTGACCTTCACCGACTGCCGGCTGCACAGCGCACAATTGAGCGACATCCGTTTCGAAGGGTGCGATCTCTCGAACCTCGCGCTGGACGGTGCGGCGCTCAACCGCGTGGAGTTCGTCGGCTGCAAACTGCTGGGCGCCGCCCTGCCCGACGCCACGCTCAACCACGTACGGCTGGAACGTTGCAACGGCCGCTACCTCAACCTGTCGGGCAGCCGCCTGCGGCAGGTACGCTTCACGGAGTGCGACCTGACGGAAGCGGCGCTGAACGACTGCCGCCTCGACGGCGTCGCCTTCGAGGGCTGCACGCTGCGCAGCACCGAGTTTTCGCATACGCCGCTGCGCGGCATCGACCTCAGGCAGTCGCAACTCGGCGACCTGCGGCTGACCGTCGACGACCTGCGGGGCGCTATCGTCGCCCCGAGCCAGGCCCTCGACCTGCTGCCGCTGCTGGGCGTCGTCGTCCGCACCCAAACCGCCGAAGAGACCGAATAA
- a CDS encoding GNAT family N-acetyltransferase produces MEIREITGDKRRYLPLLLVGDEQEEMVMRYLPHGSLFVCFDPDPCAVAVVTDEGDGCCELKNLAVEPCRQRQGHGRRMVAFVVRRYAEQGYRTLRVGTGETPSTLRFYAQCGFRPAGRIHDFFTRNYDHPIVEEGVLLRDMILLEQPLGTE; encoded by the coding sequence ATGGAGATCCGCGAAATTACCGGCGACAAACGCCGTTACCTGCCGCTGCTGCTCGTCGGCGACGAACAGGAGGAGATGGTGATGCGCTACCTGCCGCACGGAAGCCTCTTCGTCTGTTTCGATCCCGACCCGTGCGCCGTCGCGGTCGTCACCGACGAGGGCGACGGCTGCTGCGAACTGAAAAACCTCGCCGTCGAACCCTGCCGCCAGCGGCAGGGCCACGGCCGGCGAATGGTCGCATTCGTCGTCCGCCGCTATGCTGAGCAAGGCTACCGCACGCTGCGGGTCGGCACGGGCGAAACGCCCTCGACACTCCGCTTCTACGCGCAGTGCGGCTTCCGCCCCGCAGGCCGCATCCACGACTTTTTTACCCGCAATTACGACCACCCGATCGTCGAGGAGGGCGTCCTGCTGCGCGACATGATCCTGCTCGAACAACCGCTCGGCACCGAATAG
- a CDS encoding 4Fe-4S binding protein has protein sequence MKPAKSWICYFSPTGTSRRVAEAVGRGLNCTQTVVCDATHDAVCVAAERGDAAVFAVPVYGGHAAPLALRRLDAVRGDGTPAVVVVLYGNRAYEHAACELADFVAARGFVPVAAAAFVGEHSYSTARWPIAAGRPDGDDCAEAEAFGRVVAAKLAAGGVRAIDAKRLPTVRNGMLSMWRFVRFVLGYRRSQKRHPQRVAVETSADRCTHCGRCVKLCPTGAIVAGDELRTDAAKCIRCCACVKGCPVGARSYDSPFAPVLSRNFAQRKRNLTLM, from the coding sequence ATGAAACCCGCGAAGAGTTGGATCTGTTACTTTTCCCCGACGGGGACTTCGCGCCGCGTGGCGGAGGCCGTCGGCAGGGGATTGAACTGCACGCAGACGGTCGTTTGCGACGCGACGCACGATGCGGTCTGCGTTGCGGCGGAGCGCGGGGACGCGGCGGTCTTCGCCGTACCCGTCTACGGCGGGCATGCGGCTCCGCTCGCCTTGCGGCGGTTGGATGCCGTGCGGGGCGACGGTACGCCGGCCGTGGTGGTCGTGCTCTACGGCAATCGCGCCTACGAACATGCCGCGTGCGAGCTGGCCGATTTCGTGGCGGCGCGGGGATTCGTGCCCGTGGCTGCGGCCGCTTTCGTCGGCGAGCACTCCTACTCCACGGCGCGTTGGCCGATCGCTGCGGGGCGGCCCGACGGGGACGACTGCGCCGAGGCCGAGGCCTTCGGGCGCGTCGTGGCGGCGAAACTCGCTGCCGGCGGGGTGCGGGCGATCGATGCGAAGAGGTTGCCGACCGTGCGCAACGGGATGCTCTCGATGTGGCGGTTCGTGCGGTTCGTACTCGGTTACCGCCGCAGTCAGAAGCGGCATCCGCAACGGGTGGCGGTCGAGACCTCGGCCGACAGGTGCACGCACTGCGGCCGCTGTGTGAAACTCTGCCCGACGGGAGCCATCGTCGCCGGCGACGAGCTTCGTACCGATGCGGCGAAGTGTATCCGCTGCTGTGCTTGCGTCAAGGGATGTCCCGTCGGCGCACGCAGCTACGATTCTCCCTTCGCACCCGTGCTGTCGCGTAATTTCGCGCAACGCAAGCGCAACCTCACGCTCATGTAG
- a CDS encoding LutC/YkgG family protein, which translates to MNTKEAILARLAHSGMPEHPMPALDFGREGFDDPLTAFRQSVEAAGGRVAEWAEGVPAGELLRSLGLEGRRVVSAVEEIPSAFDADAVEDARELDGIDAAVVGGVLGVAENGAVWLPQRARHKALYFAVESLVILLPRDAVVATMQDAVEDPRFDRDFGFGCFMSGPSKTADIEQALVIGAHGPMSVTVVLTGGKEAAR; encoded by the coding sequence ATGAATACGAAAGAAGCTATCCTGGCACGTCTGGCGCACAGCGGGATGCCCGAGCACCCGATGCCTGCGCTGGATTTCGGGCGCGAAGGGTTCGATGATCCGCTGACGGCGTTCCGGCAGTCGGTGGAGGCGGCGGGCGGCCGCGTGGCGGAGTGGGCGGAAGGTGTTCCGGCCGGAGAGTTGCTGCGGTCGCTCGGATTGGAGGGCCGGCGGGTGGTGTCGGCCGTGGAGGAGATTCCCTCGGCGTTCGATGCGGATGCCGTGGAAGATGCGCGCGAACTGGACGGGATCGACGCGGCCGTGGTCGGCGGAGTGCTGGGCGTGGCCGAGAACGGCGCCGTATGGCTGCCGCAGCGGGCGCGGCACAAGGCGCTCTACTTCGCCGTGGAGTCGCTGGTGATCCTGCTTCCGCGCGACGCGGTGGTCGCCACGATGCAGGATGCCGTCGAAGACCCGCGCTTCGACCGCGATTTCGGCTTCGGCTGTTTCATGTCCGGCCCGTCGAAGACGGCCGACATCGAACAGGCGCTCGTGATCGGTGCGCACGGCCCGATGTCGGTGACGGTGGTGCTGACCGGAGGAAAGGAGGCGGCCCGATGA
- a CDS encoding lactate utilization protein B, with protein sequence MSTHAKAAAKFLADRERAAWHDRALYHVREKRDRMAHAVPEWEALRQAASEIKLHTLSHLGRYLEEFERNATANGMVVHWASDAREMNRIVLDILRRHGGRTLIKSKSMLSEECGLAPFLAGQGIDAVESDLGERIMQLMHRPPSHIVLPAIHVRREEVGELFERELGTARGDSDPTYLTHEARKHLRGKFLTADVAMTGVNFAVASEGAFAVCTNEGNADLGTSFPDLHIAIMGLEKVVPDYRSLAVFTRLLARSATGQPVTAYTSLYRRPEPGKQIHVVIVDNGRTESLRNEAHRNMLKCLRCGACMNTCPVYRRSGGYSYSYFIPGPLGINLGMLRSPERYAGNVSGCSLCYSCSNVCPARIDLGEQIYAWRQEMDADGVADTRKKLTVEGMDVVMRHKTLFYTGLKLIPWVPRFVYNNRFNPWCAGREMPHFARRSFNELWKEGKIATEKKEKR encoded by the coding sequence ATGAGTACACATGCGAAGGCCGCGGCGAAATTCCTCGCCGACAGGGAGCGTGCCGCATGGCACGACCGCGCGCTCTACCACGTGCGCGAGAAGCGCGACCGCATGGCGCACGCCGTTCCCGAATGGGAGGCGCTGCGGCAGGCGGCTTCCGAGATCAAGCTGCACACGCTGTCGCATCTGGGACGCTATCTCGAAGAGTTCGAACGCAATGCGACGGCCAACGGAATGGTCGTCCACTGGGCTTCCGACGCCCGCGAGATGAACCGGATCGTGCTCGACATCCTGCGCCGGCACGGCGGGCGGACGCTCATCAAGAGCAAGTCGATGCTCTCCGAGGAGTGCGGCCTCGCGCCCTTCCTGGCCGGACAGGGGATCGATGCCGTGGAGAGCGACCTGGGCGAGCGGATCATGCAGCTGATGCACCGTCCGCCCAGCCATATCGTGCTGCCGGCGATCCATGTGCGGCGCGAGGAGGTGGGCGAACTCTTCGAACGGGAACTCGGCACGGCGCGGGGCGACAGCGATCCTACCTACCTGACGCACGAGGCGCGCAAACATTTGCGCGGCAAGTTCCTCACGGCCGACGTCGCCATGACGGGCGTCAATTTCGCCGTGGCCTCGGAGGGGGCCTTCGCAGTCTGCACCAACGAGGGCAACGCCGATCTGGGGACGTCGTTTCCCGATCTGCATATCGCGATCATGGGGTTGGAGAAGGTCGTCCCCGACTACCGTTCGCTGGCGGTCTTCACCCGTCTGCTGGCGCGTTCGGCCACGGGGCAGCCCGTGACGGCCTATACGTCGCTGTACCGACGTCCGGAGCCGGGCAAGCAGATCCATGTGGTCATCGTCGACAACGGCCGCACCGAATCGCTGCGCAACGAGGCGCACCGCAACATGCTCAAATGTTTGCGTTGCGGCGCCTGTATGAATACCTGTCCCGTCTACCGGCGGTCGGGCGGTTACTCCTACTCGTATTTCATCCCCGGCCCGCTGGGAATCAACTTGGGGATGCTGCGCTCGCCCGAACGCTATGCGGGCAACGTGTCGGGCTGTTCGCTGTGCTACTCCTGCTCGAACGTCTGTCCGGCGCGGATCGACCTGGGCGAACAGATCTACGCGTGGCGGCAGGAGATGGATGCCGACGGCGTGGCCGATACCCGCAAGAAACTGACGGTCGAGGGAATGGACGTGGTGATGCGGCACAAAACCTTGTTCTACACGGGTTTGAAGCTGATTCCGTGGGTGCCGCGCTTCGTCTATAACAACCGCTTCAACCCGTGGTGCGCCGGCCGCGAGATGCCGCATTTCGCTCGCCGGAGTTTCAACGAACTGTGGAAAGAGGGAAAAATCGCAACGGAAAAAAAGGAAAAACGATGA
- a CDS encoding (Fe-S)-binding protein, which produces MKIALFIPCYINALYPQVGEASYRLLRSLGLDVDYPLDQTCCGQPMANAGYERDAQPLAERMEELFAGYDYVVGPSASCVSFVREGYPRLVPHADGGPCLASRIYEICEFVHDVVRPERLDASFHHKVSIHNSCHGVRLMGLSTPSELNIPYRSKLRDLLALVEGVEVFEPARVDECCGFGGMFAVEEKEVSVCMGHDKVRDHMSTGAEYITGADSSCLMHMQGVIDRERLPIKTLHIVEILTARQ; this is translated from the coding sequence ATGAAGATAGCGCTATTCATACCTTGTTACATCAACGCCCTCTATCCGCAGGTGGGCGAGGCCTCCTACCGGCTGTTGCGGTCGCTGGGGCTCGACGTCGACTATCCGCTCGACCAGACCTGCTGCGGGCAGCCGATGGCCAATGCGGGTTACGAACGCGACGCGCAACCATTGGCCGAACGCATGGAGGAGCTCTTCGCGGGGTACGACTATGTGGTGGGGCCGTCGGCCAGCTGCGTGAGTTTCGTGCGCGAAGGGTATCCCCGCCTGGTGCCGCACGCCGACGGCGGGCCGTGTCTGGCGTCGCGCATCTACGAAATTTGCGAGTTCGTGCACGACGTGGTGCGTCCCGAACGGCTCGACGCCTCGTTCCACCACAAGGTGAGTATCCATAACTCGTGTCACGGCGTGCGGCTGATGGGGCTGAGTACGCCCAGCGAGCTGAACATTCCCTATCGTTCCAAGCTGCGCGACCTGCTGGCGCTGGTCGAAGGGGTCGAGGTTTTCGAGCCTGCGCGCGTGGACGAGTGCTGCGGTTTCGGCGGCATGTTCGCCGTGGAGGAGAAGGAGGTCTCGGTCTGCATGGGGCACGACAAGGTCCGCGACCACATGTCTACGGGCGCCGAGTATATCACGGGGGCCGACAGTTCGTGTCTGATGCACATGCAGGGCGTCATCGACCGCGAACGGCTGCCGATAAAGACCCTGCATATCGTTGAAATCCTGACTGCACGACAATGA
- a CDS encoding nitroreductase family protein — protein MNFLDLVKARYSVRSYRPQAVEREKVEYLLECARLAPSAVNFQPWRFFVVASDARREALRRCYHREWFAEAPLCIAVCVDESVSWKRKSDGHDHADIDAAIAAEHICLAAAEQGLGSCWVCNFDVPLCREALELPATLRPVVLIPVGYPADAPAQKKRKSPDEVAEWR, from the coding sequence ATGAATTTTCTGGATTTGGTCAAGGCGCGTTATTCGGTGCGGAGTTACCGGCCGCAGGCCGTCGAACGGGAGAAGGTGGAGTATTTGTTGGAGTGTGCGCGGCTGGCGCCTTCGGCGGTCAATTTCCAGCCGTGGCGATTCTTCGTCGTGGCGAGCGATGCGCGCAGGGAGGCCCTGCGACGCTGTTATCACCGCGAGTGGTTCGCCGAAGCGCCGCTCTGCATCGCGGTGTGCGTCGACGAGTCGGTGTCGTGGAAGCGTAAAAGCGACGGACACGACCATGCCGACATCGATGCGGCGATCGCTGCCGAACACATCTGTCTGGCAGCAGCCGAGCAGGGATTGGGGAGTTGCTGGGTCTGCAATTTCGACGTGCCGCTCTGCCGCGAGGCGTTGGAGCTGCCCGCGACGCTGCGACCCGTCGTGCTGATCCCGGTCGGCTATCCGGCCGACGCTCCGGCGCAGAAGAAACGCAAGTCGCCGGACGAGGTCGCCGAATGGCGCTGA
- a CDS encoding alpha/beta hydrolase family protein, producing MKRRILLLVLAAVFVLPAVARTPLQQRLEKLERAVEVTPLESTRFDEKYELVLRQPLDWQAPEKGSFTHRIVVSHAGFDRPTILVTEGYGAKYAYRPDYREELSQLLDANIVFVEHRYFLGSTPDPRDWHYLTAEASACDLHDVRQLLGTIYPGKWIATGISKGGTTTMLYATFFPGDVDGYVPYVGPVNRSREDGRHEKFLRRVGTADERAAVERFQTEVLRRRDRLMPRFEAYCRKKGYEFRAPLTEIYDLCALEYAFSFWQWGSNSYEIPATSATDDELFDYFIGAVDPEYFVRETPTTSFFVQAARELGYYGYDTRPLRKYLSIRNSKDYLRRIFLPDELRDLDFDRTLYRRMHRYLKREDPNMVMIYGANDPWTASGAAWAVTPRKRNMKLFVQPGGSHRTRIATLPESMREEAIAAIRGWLE from the coding sequence ATGAAAAGACGAATTTTACTTTTGGTGCTGGCCGCGGTCTTCGTGCTGCCGGCCGTGGCACGGACTCCGCTGCAACAGCGGCTCGAAAAACTGGAACGGGCCGTCGAGGTGACGCCGCTAGAATCGACCCGCTTCGACGAGAAGTACGAACTGGTCCTGCGCCAGCCGCTCGACTGGCAGGCCCCCGAAAAGGGCTCTTTCACGCACCGCATCGTCGTCTCGCACGCCGGCTTCGACAGGCCGACGATCCTCGTCACCGAAGGTTACGGCGCGAAATACGCCTACCGTCCGGATTACCGTGAAGAGCTGTCGCAGCTGCTCGACGCCAACATCGTCTTCGTCGAGCACCGCTATTTCCTCGGCTCGACGCCCGACCCGCGCGACTGGCACTACCTCACGGCCGAAGCTTCGGCCTGCGACCTGCACGACGTGCGGCAGCTGCTGGGCACGATCTACCCGGGCAAGTGGATCGCCACGGGAATCAGCAAGGGCGGCACGACGACGATGCTCTACGCGACCTTCTTCCCCGGCGACGTCGACGGCTACGTCCCCTATGTGGGCCCGGTCAACCGCTCGCGCGAGGACGGACGGCACGAGAAGTTCCTGCGCCGCGTGGGAACGGCCGACGAACGCGCCGCCGTCGAGCGTTTCCAGACGGAGGTGCTGCGCCGCCGCGACCGGCTGATGCCCCGTTTCGAAGCCTACTGCCGCAAAAAGGGATACGAGTTCCGCGCGCCGCTGACGGAAATCTACGACCTCTGCGCATTGGAGTACGCCTTCTCCTTCTGGCAGTGGGGCTCGAACTCCTACGAGATTCCCGCTACGTCGGCTACGGACGACGAACTGTTCGATTACTTCATCGGAGCGGTCGACCCCGAATACTTCGTGCGTGAAACGCCGACGACCTCGTTTTTCGTGCAGGCGGCCCGCGAACTGGGGTACTACGGCTACGACACGCGCCCCCTGCGCAAATACCTCAGTATCCGCAACAGCAAAGACTACCTGCGGCGGATCTTCCTGCCCGACGAGCTGCGCGACCTCGATTTCGACCGGACGCTCTACCGGCGGATGCACCGCTACCTCAAACGCGAAGACCCGAACATGGTGATGATCTACGGCGCCAACGATCCGTGGACGGCATCGGGCGCGGCATGGGCCGTGACGCCCCGCAAGCGCAACATGAAGCTCTTCGTGCAGCCCGGCGGATCGCACCGCACGCGCATCGCCACCCTGCCCGAGTCGATGCGCGAAGAGGCGATCGCCGCCATTCGCGGATGGTTGGAATAG
- a CDS encoding EamA family transporter, with protein MNVRTKGLVCGAVAAATYGMNPLFTLPLYHAGMTPDSVLFYRYAFALPILAVMIRLRGQDFSLRRCEMLPLVAMGLLFSASSLFLYMSYNYMDAGIASTILFVYPILVALIMALGFRERITPLTIFCIALAVLGIGLLYEGDGQTLSLTGVTLVLLSSLSYAVYIVGVNRSALAALPTVKLTFYALLFGLAIYVVRLDFLSGLQAVPSWYLWGNVLALAALPTAVSLLCTTQAIHYIGSTPTAILGALEPVTAVFFGVVIFHEELTARLGLGIALILVAVTLIVAGGRFASFLLRFRRLFPKRHRKTEA; from the coding sequence ATGAATGTCAGAACCAAAGGTCTCGTCTGCGGTGCGGTGGCGGCCGCGACCTACGGGATGAACCCGCTCTTCACCCTGCCGCTCTATCATGCGGGAATGACGCCCGACTCGGTGTTGTTCTACCGCTACGCCTTCGCATTGCCGATTCTGGCGGTGATGATCCGTCTGCGAGGGCAGGATTTCAGCCTGCGCCGCTGTGAGATGCTGCCGCTCGTGGCCATGGGTCTGCTCTTTTCCGCCTCGTCGCTCTTTCTCTACATGAGCTATAACTACATGGACGCCGGTATCGCTTCGACGATTCTGTTCGTCTATCCGATCCTCGTGGCGCTCATCATGGCCCTGGGCTTCCGCGAACGCATCACGCCGCTGACGATCTTCTGCATCGCACTGGCCGTTTTAGGCATCGGGCTGCTCTACGAGGGAGACGGCCAGACGCTCAGCCTCACGGGCGTGACGCTCGTGCTGCTCTCGTCGCTTTCCTACGCCGTCTATATCGTGGGCGTCAACCGCTCCGCGCTGGCGGCCTTGCCGACGGTCAAGCTCACCTTCTACGCCCTGCTGTTCGGCCTTGCGATCTACGTCGTGCGGCTCGATTTCCTCTCGGGCCTGCAAGCCGTCCCGTCGTGGTATCTGTGGGGCAACGTGCTGGCGCTGGCGGCGCTGCCGACGGCCGTTTCGCTGCTCTGCACCACGCAGGCCATCCACTACATCGGCTCCACGCCGACGGCCATCCTCGGTGCGCTCGAACCCGTCACGGCGGTCTTCTTCGGCGTGGTGATTTTCCACGAAGAACTTACGGCGCGGCTGGGGCTCGGCATCGCGCTGATACTGGTGGCCGTGACGCTCATCGTCGCCGGCGGGCGGTTCGCCTCTTTCTTGCTTCGCTTCCGGCGGCTCTTTCCCAAACGGCACAGAAAAACGGAAGCCTGA
- a CDS encoding Crp/Fnr family transcriptional regulator: MDIREIIDRIYRMPESSAVRLAACMSSLSRPRGYCVLEAGRVEPNLFFIGRGIARACISADGKKVTFWIGAEGSALISLKSYVDDEPGYETVELMEDSLLYVLKRSDLERFLAEDIHIANWARRFAESEFLRTEQKLIPMLFLPAARRYETLLRERPELLRRVPLETLASYLGITPVSLSRIRARVKSK; this comes from the coding sequence ATGGATATACGTGAAATCATCGACCGGATCTATCGGATGCCGGAGAGTTCCGCCGTCAGGCTGGCGGCCTGCATGTCGAGTCTGTCCCGCCCCAGGGGATACTGCGTGCTGGAAGCGGGGCGTGTGGAGCCGAACCTCTTCTTCATCGGCCGGGGGATCGCACGCGCCTGTATTTCCGCCGACGGGAAAAAGGTCACCTTCTGGATCGGGGCCGAGGGATCGGCGCTCATCTCCCTGAAAAGCTACGTCGACGACGAACCGGGCTACGAAACGGTCGAACTCATGGAGGATTCCCTGTTGTATGTGTTGAAACGCAGCGATTTGGAGCGATTTCTCGCCGAGGACATCCACATCGCCAACTGGGCGCGGCGGTTCGCCGAATCGGAGTTCCTGCGTACGGAGCAGAAATTGATTCCGATGCTTTTCCTTCCGGCTGCCCGGCGCTACGAGACGCTGCTGAGGGAACGCCCCGAACTGTTGCGGCGGGTACCGTTGGAGACGCTCGCCTCCTATCTGGGGATTACGCCGGTGAGTTTGAGCCGGATCCGGGCGCGGGTGAAGTCGAAATAG
- a CDS encoding DMT family transporter: MNWIILIVAGLFETGFAFCLGKMKEATGAEYCWWGTGFLLSLALSMTLLAKATQSLPIGTAYPVWTGIGAVGTVLAGILFLNEPATFPRIFFLLLLIGAIVGLKLVGEPH, translated from the coding sequence ATGAACTGGATCATACTGATCGTGGCCGGCCTGTTCGAGACCGGCTTCGCATTCTGTCTGGGAAAGATGAAAGAGGCCACGGGAGCCGAATACTGCTGGTGGGGAACAGGATTCCTGCTGTCGCTGGCGCTCAGCATGACGCTGCTGGCCAAGGCGACCCAATCGTTGCCGATCGGCACGGCCTATCCGGTGTGGACGGGCATCGGTGCCGTGGGAACGGTGCTGGCGGGAATTCTGTTCCTGAACGAACCGGCGACCTTCCCGCGGATCTTCTTCCTGCTGCTGCTCATCGGCGCTATCGTCGGGTTGAAACTCGTCGGCGAACCCCATTAG